In a single window of the Coprothermobacter proteolyticus DSM 5265 genome:
- a CDS encoding pseudouridine-5'-phosphate glycosidase, whose protein sequence is MLQIAPHVKEAIETLKPVVALESTIITHGMPYPANLHTALEVEQVIKEAGAVPATIGVINGIIKVGLSEEEITYLSQAKDLHKISLKDLSVAAAKKLSGGTTVSATMFASYKAGIQVFATGGIGGVHRDARESFDVSTDLEALGSIPITVVCAGAKAILDLPATLEYLETKGVLVVGYKTDEFPAFYYGRSGLKLEHSVTTPGELAQIIRERDALEINKAILVGNPPPEEMALEKGKVEQLIEAALQQAKVNNIKGKDVTPFLLDYLAKNSKGETLETNIALVKNNAYVGSLIAKALMAAKI, encoded by the coding sequence ATGTTGCAAATCGCACCACACGTAAAAGAAGCCATAGAGACGCTAAAACCCGTAGTTGCGTTGGAATCCACCATAATAACTCACGGCATGCCCTATCCTGCAAATTTGCATACGGCATTAGAAGTGGAGCAAGTCATAAAAGAAGCTGGGGCTGTGCCAGCTACCATAGGTGTCATAAACGGCATCATAAAAGTAGGTTTGAGCGAAGAAGAAATAACATACCTAAGCCAGGCAAAAGACCTTCATAAAATCAGCCTGAAAGACTTGTCAGTGGCAGCAGCCAAGAAACTCTCTGGCGGCACAACAGTTTCTGCAACCATGTTTGCTTCCTACAAGGCCGGCATTCAAGTTTTCGCCACTGGGGGCATCGGCGGAGTTCATCGCGATGCACGGGAAAGCTTCGATGTGAGTACCGACTTGGAAGCCTTGGGGTCCATCCCCATAACCGTGGTATGCGCAGGCGCTAAGGCCATATTGGACCTACCAGCCACATTGGAGTATTTGGAAACCAAAGGGGTACTAGTAGTGGGTTACAAAACCGATGAATTCCCCGCTTTCTACTACGGCCGCAGTGGACTGAAGCTGGAACACTCAGTTACTACTCCTGGAGAGTTGGCTCAAATCATACGTGAGCGTGATGCACTGGAGATCAATAAAGCCATATTGGTGGGAAATCCACCTCCTGAAGAGATGGCTCTGGAAAAAGGCAAAGTAGAGCAACTCATTGAAGCAGCTTTACAGCAAGCAAAAGTAAACAACATTAAGGGTAAAGATGTTACGCCATTCTTGCTGGATTACTTAGCCAAAAACTCCAAAGGTGAGACTCTGGAAACCAACATTGCCCTGGTAAAGAACAATGCCTATGTGGGTTCTCTGATCGCAAAAGCTCTGATGGCTGCTAAGATATAG
- a CDS encoding ferritin family protein, with protein sequence MPEFSSPFSGNKYDRKLTHEELVRAIRFMVAAEYEATQLYMQLAESIDNALAKDVLVDIANEERVHAGEFLRLLLELEPDEKKFYEEGKDEVEEFIKKHQKK encoded by the coding sequence ATGCCAGAGTTTTCAAGTCCATTTAGCGGAAACAAGTACGACCGCAAGCTCACACACGAGGAATTAGTGAGGGCTATTCGGTTCATGGTCGCAGCTGAGTATGAAGCCACACAACTTTACATGCAGCTCGCAGAAAGCATTGACAACGCGCTTGCCAAAGACGTTTTGGTGGACATAGCCAACGAGGAAAGAGTTCACGCAGGAGAGTTCCTCCGCTTGCTTTTAGAGCTGGAACCTGATGAGAAAAAGTTTTACGAAGAAGGCAAAGATGAAGTAGAGGAATTCATAAAGAAACACCAAAAGAAGTGA
- a CDS encoding S-layer homology domain-containing protein: MRKLVEKIIPVLLCLSLFVVMAPLATSAAGTLTIKLDVMQLPTGGVELMVYVVNPGSSVTMQFSSGYYYDVEITGSNFHYKDSQGKSYTQAIMKKTFPTGNTLIRFITLPNIPAGSYTYKVWLVGQNVSTSGSFVLGSVPEITDISNSWAKDNITTVVEKKFLTVLDNKFRPTEPITRGEFMYALALATGVKPVTLAELDGKNPFKDVDPKSAVAPYYWAFYKANIVKGYPDGTLRPAGYLTRGEAAKLIALTLPLEPGQNFIPKSPFTDLFGHWSKIYVAYLYEKGVVKGMTETTFGPDLTLTRDQVAAFLTRVMVK, translated from the coding sequence ATGAGAAAGTTGGTAGAGAAAATCATTCCGGTGTTGCTGTGCCTCAGCTTGTTTGTTGTCATGGCACCTTTGGCAACATCGGCAGCAGGCACACTTACAATCAAGTTGGATGTAATGCAACTTCCCACTGGTGGGGTAGAATTGATGGTTTACGTGGTGAACCCAGGTTCGTCAGTAACAATGCAGTTCAGCAGCGGTTACTACTACGATGTAGAGATTACTGGCAGTAACTTCCATTACAAGGATTCTCAAGGCAAGAGCTACACCCAAGCAATAATGAAGAAAACATTCCCCACTGGGAACACGCTGATTAGATTCATCACTTTGCCTAACATTCCTGCAGGTAGCTACACTTACAAGGTTTGGTTAGTGGGCCAAAACGTTTCCACTTCAGGTTCATTTGTGCTCGGCTCTGTACCTGAAATCACTGACATTAGTAATTCTTGGGCAAAAGACAACATTACCACTGTGGTAGAGAAGAAATTCTTGACGGTGCTTGACAACAAGTTCAGACCCACAGAACCCATTACTCGCGGTGAATTCATGTATGCACTGGCTTTAGCTACAGGTGTTAAGCCTGTTACGTTGGCGGAATTAGATGGAAAGAACCCGTTTAAAGATGTAGATCCTAAGAGTGCTGTAGCTCCTTATTATTGGGCATTCTACAAAGCTAACATTGTAAAGGGTTATCCTGATGGGACACTGCGTCCAGCTGGTTATCTAACCAGAGGTGAGGCTGCGAAGTTGATCGCCTTGACGCTTCCGTTAGAGCCTGGTCAGAACTTTATCCCCAAGTCGCCATTTACTGATCTTTTCGGGCACTGGTCGAAGATCTATGTGGCTTACCTTTACGAAAAGGGAGTAGTAAAGGGCATGACAGAAACCACGTTTGGGCCAGACCTAACGCTAACCCGTGACCAAGTGGCTGCTTTCTTAACGCGTGTCATGGTGAAGTAA
- a CDS encoding aldo/keto reductase, whose translation MEEKITLPRIVWGLWRIKTWNRTPKELARTMNKLLDLGVDTVDLADIYGDYEATKMFGEVLQADPTLSNRIKVVTKTGIVLLSEKQQQVYVKHYDTSAEHIIASVDQSLLDLGRDHIDLLLIHRPDPFTDPLEVGHTFDELYKEGKVLSFGVSNFMPYHHSLLTKYVKQPLFVNQIEISLAHPQPFLDWQIPYMMENDITPMAWSPLGGGKLFTSDEPNMVKLRNALEQVAQNHGVTPEHIAYAWLLSHPSNIVVIAGSSNYDRVKSAVEAKDIVLDRQEWFYLLEQATGEPVP comes from the coding sequence ATGGAAGAAAAAATAACTCTGCCAAGAATTGTTTGGGGACTCTGGAGAATTAAAACTTGGAATAGAACACCAAAAGAACTTGCTAGAACCATGAACAAGCTTTTGGACCTGGGTGTAGACACTGTGGATTTAGCGGACATTTACGGAGACTATGAAGCCACAAAGATGTTCGGTGAAGTGCTGCAAGCAGACCCAACACTCTCCAATCGCATAAAAGTGGTTACAAAAACAGGCATTGTCCTGCTTTCGGAGAAACAACAACAGGTCTACGTAAAACATTACGATACTTCAGCTGAGCACATCATTGCCTCGGTGGATCAATCTTTACTTGACTTGGGCAGGGATCACATTGATCTACTGCTCATACACAGGCCTGACCCGTTCACGGATCCGCTGGAAGTGGGCCATACCTTTGATGAGCTCTACAAGGAAGGAAAGGTGCTTTCTTTTGGCGTATCCAACTTCATGCCTTATCATCACTCACTACTCACAAAGTACGTGAAACAACCATTATTTGTGAATCAGATAGAAATCTCTCTTGCACATCCACAACCTTTTTTGGACTGGCAAATTCCATACATGATGGAAAACGACATAACCCCCATGGCTTGGTCACCCCTGGGCGGAGGAAAACTGTTCACCAGTGATGAACCCAACATGGTTAAGTTAAGGAACGCGCTGGAACAAGTCGCTCAGAATCACGGCGTCACACCTGAACACATTGCTTACGCATGGCTACTTAGCCATCCGTCAAATATTGTTGTCATAGCAGGCAGCAGCAACTACGATCGAGTAAAATCTGCAGTGGAGGCAAAGGACATAGTCCTTGACCGACAGGAGTGGTTTTATCTTTTAGAGCAAGCCACCGGTGAGCCCGTACCTTAA
- a CDS encoding ERF family protein encodes MKVNGNPEGISELIKALLAVQHEVKNPIATSENPYFKSKYAPLDQIVDLLRPLLTKNGLIMAQEVLSNSSQEISIVTYLFHTNGCWLEFGPVTANPQRTRVQVGVDEERKPIYETTDEVSVQTIGSTISYLRRYALLSLFNMAATSEDDDAESTMPEHQTVSNALLIANPKRISFVLTLAKEVGLNEEQIRTMVEKKYNVPLEKLNNEQVDALINYLRSKKQERSL; translated from the coding sequence ATGAAAGTAAATGGAAACCCTGAAGGCATAAGCGAGCTTATTAAAGCGTTGCTCGCTGTGCAACATGAAGTCAAAAATCCAATTGCGACCAGTGAGAACCCATATTTCAAATCTAAATACGCACCACTGGACCAAATTGTCGATCTACTCCGCCCTTTACTCACAAAAAATGGTTTGATAATGGCGCAAGAAGTTTTATCCAACAGTTCGCAAGAAATCTCTATTGTTACTTACCTGTTTCACACGAATGGATGCTGGTTAGAGTTTGGACCTGTGACGGCTAATCCTCAAAGAACACGTGTTCAGGTAGGCGTTGATGAAGAGAGAAAACCTATTTACGAGACAACCGATGAGGTATCCGTACAAACGATAGGTAGTACTATATCTTACTTGAGAAGGTATGCTCTTTTGTCGCTGTTCAATATGGCAGCAACCTCTGAAGATGATGATGCAGAAAGCACAATGCCAGAACATCAAACTGTATCTAACGCACTTCTCATAGCCAACCCCAAAAGAATTTCTTTTGTGCTTACCCTTGCAAAAGAAGTTGGCTTAAACGAAGAACAGATTAGAACAATGGTGGAAAAGAAATACAACGTCCCACTGGAGAAGCTAAATAACGAGCAAGTTGATGCACTGATAAACTACCTACGTAGCAAGAAACAAGAACGAAGCTTGTAG